From Kwoniella europaea PYCC6329 chromosome 3, complete sequence, one genomic window encodes:
- a CDS encoding AdoMet-dependent rRNA methyltransferase SPB1 encodes MGKHDKKTGKGRLDKFYRLAKEQGYRARSAFKLVHLNRKYDLLSKSKCVIDLCAAPGGWLQVAEKYMPKGSLIIGVDLNPIKPLPHVTTFVSDITTPHCRQMLKQHMHDWKADLVMHDGAPNVGSAWVQDAFTQNELVLQSLKLATEFLVKGGNFVTKVFRSQDYNSLMWVFGQLFKSVEATKPPSSRNVSAEIFVVCRDFIAPKHIDPKFLDPKHVFKDLAPLPTSITELPNITEEASVAATQASTSTAAAAAARLAANSHAHSNVFAPEKKRRHREGYAEGDYTLYHTATATDFIKGLDPVLLLGGMNKITFETDEEKQWLKSRHTTPDVVANCNDLKVLGKGDFKALMKWRLAIRLEIGLDVKAETTADATEEITVESIDEEEQITEDLKKLQEAKSARTKRERKRANEKKAKELLKLQLNMTAPEDLDTNDLALKGEEEIFDLEEGEAEAARQGKSSKKFLRDIVNDEDGMDYESSSSSDEGDEEDDEILDSDEERERKTAMLEGELDGLYETYKERMQERDAKWKVKNERNRDKNFDAWHGIKENKSDDEDAEEQEDEEEGGWDLVQGRKADDEDSDSDSDSDEDEGEDIDEEEVEKPKKVKSRNVKFEQAQPQSRNNTSLVTSLQEPEKRAQMSRQAQLWFDQSVFKGVGDLAALDGDDEDEDEDEDEDEDEEDETEVEEEDEDEESEQDEGEDVEMESDEEDEGSSTLQDDQDDGDFEIVPVEEEDDGTGWDVEDEDQDEVKRKIIKDKGLLTAEAVTLATSLVNRQITASQLIDQGFNKLSSFNKDGLPSWFLDDESKYYKPNIPITKEAVEALKARQRALDARPIKKVAEAKQRKKFKAVQRMEKAKKKADDVMGSEEMGDGEKARQVRRMLAKAARGKQKAAEKKIVVAKGVNRGVKGRPKGVKGKYKIVDSRMRKEVRALKRIKKANKKR; translated from the exons ATGGGTAAACACGACAAGAAAACAGGTAAAGGTCGTTTGGATAAGTTCTATCGATTAGCGAAAGAACAAGGTTATAGAGCTCGTTCCGCTTT CAAGCTTGTCCACTTGAATCGAAAATATGATCTCTTATCGAAATCCAAATGTGTTATCGATCTGTGTGCCGCTCCAGGAGGTTGGCTGCAAGTAGCAGAGAAATACATGCCTAAAggatcattgatcattggtGTAGATCTAAACCCAATCAAACCTCTACCTCACGTTACGACTTTCGTATCGGACATCACTACACCTCATTGTCGACAGATGTTGAAACAGCATATGCACGATTGGAAAGCCGATTTGGTAATGCATGATGGTGCGCCCAACGTCGGTTCGGCATGGGTTCAAGATGCTTTCACTCAAAACGAATTGGTTTTACAATCTTTGAAATTGGCTACGGAATTTCTGGTTAAAGGTGGTAATTTCGTTACGAAAGTGTTCAGATCTCAAGATTATAATTCTTTGATGTGGGTGTTTGGTCAGTTGTTCAAGAGTGTAGAAGCTACGAAACCCCCTTcgtcgag AAACGTATCCGCAGAAATCTTCGTTGTCTGCCGAGACTTCATCGCTCCCAAACACATTGATCCCAAATTCCTTGACCCCAAGCATGTTTTCAAAGATCTCGCCCCATTGCCCACATCCATCACTGAACTTCCTAACATCACCGAAGAAGCTTCCGTCGCTGCTACTCAAGCATCCACCTCTACTGCTGCAGCAGCTGCTGCCCGACTCGCCGCCAACTCACATGCTCATTCCAATGTCTTTGCTCCggagaaaaagaggagaCATAGAGAAGGTTACGCGGAAGGTGATTATACGTTGTATCACACTGCAACAGCAACGGATTTCATCAAGGGTTTGGATCCCGTACTGCTATTGGGTGGTATGAATAAGATTACTTTCGagacggatgaagagaaaca ATGGCTCAAATCTCGTCATACGACTCCCGATGTGGTTGCCAACTGTAACGATCTGAAAGTattgggtaaaggtgatttcAAGGCTTTGATGAAATGGAGATTAGCTATCAGACTTGAAATCGGTTTAGATGTAAAGGCAGAGACTACTGCAGATGCAACGGAAGAAATCACTGTTGAATCtatagatgaggaagagcAGATTACGGAAGAT TTGAAAAAACTACAAGAAGCCAAATCAGCCAGGACCAAACGAGAGCGTAAACGAGCCAacgagaagaaagccaaagaaTTACTCAAACTTCAACTCAATATGACTGCTCCAGAAGATCTAGATACGAACGATCTGGCtctgaaaggtgaagaagagatattcgatttggaggaaggtgaagctgaagcaGCAAGACAAGGGAAATCCTCGAAGAAATTTTTGAGAGATATAgtaaatgatgaagatggtatggattacgaatcatcatcttcctccgatgaaggggatgaggaagatgatgagattttggattcggatgaagagagggaaaggaagacTGCgatgttggaaggtgaattaGATGGACTGTATGAGACTTACAAAGAGAGAATGCAAGAGAGAGACGCTAaatggaaagtgaagaatgaaAGGAATAGAGATAAGAATTTCGATGCCTGGCATGGTATCAAGGAGAAtaaatcggatgatgaagatgcagaagaacaagaagatgaggaagaaggtggttggGATTTGGTACAAGGTAGAAaagcggatgatgaagattccGACTCTGACTCGGattctgatgaagatgaaggagaagatatagacgaagaagaggtcgagaAGCCCAAGAAAGTCAAGAGCAGAAATGTCAAGTTCGAGcaagctcaacctcaatccAGGAACAACACTTCCTTGGTCACTTCGTTACAAGAACCTGAGAAAAGGGCTCAGATGAGTAGACAAGCTCAGCTGTGGTTCGACCAATCTGTCTTCAAAGGCGTCGGTGATCTAGCTGCTCtcgatggtgatgatgaggatgaggatgaggatgaggatgaggatgaggatgaggaggatgagactgaagtcgaggaggaggatgaggatgaagaaagtgaaCAGGATGAGGGCGAAGATGTCGAGATGGAGtctgacgaggaagatgaaggtagCTCGACTCTACAGGATGATCAG GATGATGGAGACTTTGAGATTGTTCctgtagaagaggaggatgacgGTACAGGCTGGGAcgtagaggatgaagatcaagacgaggtcaagaggaagatcattaaag ACAAAGGTCTCCTTACTGCCGAAGCGGTTACTTTAGCCACATCATTAGTCAACCGACAAATCACAGCTTCTCAATTGATCGACCAAGGGTTCAACAAactctcatcattcaataAAGATGGTTTACCATCATGgtttttggatgatgaatcgaaaTATTATAAACCTAATATACCAATTACGAAAGAAGCTGTCGAAGCTCTAAAAGCTAGACAGAGAGCATTGGATGCTAGACCAATCAAGAAAGTGGCAGAAGCTAAACAGCGAAAGAAATTCAAGGCCGTACAACGTATGGAGAAAGCTAAAAAGAAGGCAGATGACGTTATGGGCTCGGAAGAGATGGGTGACGGAGAGAAAGCAAGACAGGTCAGAAGGATGTTAGCTAAAGCTGCGAGAGGTAAACAGAAAGCTGCGGAAAAGAAAATTGTTGTTGCCAAGGGTGTGAACAGAGGTGTTAAAGGACGACCGAAGGGGGTTAAAGGGAAATATAAGATTGTTGATTCAaggatgaggaaagag GTCAGAGCATTGAAACGAATCAAGAAAGCCAACAAGAAGCGATAG